A single genomic interval of Lathyrus oleraceus cultivar Zhongwan6 chromosome 7, CAAS_Psat_ZW6_1.0, whole genome shotgun sequence harbors:
- the LOC127100502 gene encoding bifunctional riboflavin kinase/FMN phosphatase isoform X2, with product MARCSTQVSLGKYGKEWDGRETLQIAGKTPFEAASAVVEDYGLPCSPIEFISEISPLFSDQWCNIKALPGANRLIKHLKSNGVPMVLASNSPRESIDAKISFHDGWKDSFSVIIGGDEVRTAKPSPDIFFEAARRLCMEPSSCLVIEDSLPGVTAGKAAEMEVVAVPSLPKQSHLFTAADEVINSLLDLQLEKWGLPPFTDWVEGTLPVDPWYIGGPVIKGFGRGSKVLGIPTANLSTKDYSDLLSEHPAGVYFGWAGLSARGIFKMVMSIGWNPYFSNKEKTIEPWLLHEFSEDFYGEELRLVIVGYIRPEENFPSLESLIAKIHEDRRVAERALDLPMYSSHKNDAYLRSS from the exons ATGGCACGTTGCTCAACACAG GTTTCGTTAGGAAAGTATGGTAAAGAATGGGATGGAAGAGAAACCCTTCAAATTGCGGGGAAGACGCCTTTTGAAGCTGCTTCTGCCGTTGTTGAAGATTATGGACTTCCTTGCTCGCCAATTGAATTTATTTCTGAGATTTCGCCGCTATTCTCTGATCA GTGGTGCAATATTAAAGCACTCCCTGGTGCCAACCGGTTGATTAAACATTTGAAGAGCAATGGAGTTCCAATGGTCTTAGCATCAAACTCTCCCAGGGAAAGCATTGATGCCAAAATATCCTTTCACGACG GATGGAAAGATTCTTTCTCTGTCATAATTGGGGGAGACGAAGTTCGAACAGCGAAACCTTCCCCTGATAT ATTCTTTGAAGCTGCTAGGAGGTTATGCATGGAGCCTTCCAGCTGTCTTGTGATTGAAGACTCTTT ACCTGGTGTTACTGCTGGTAAGGCTGCTGAAATGGAGGTGGTTGCAGTACCATCACTCCCGAAACAGTCTCATCTCTTTACTGCAGCAGATGAGGTGATAAATTCCCTACTTGATTTGCAACTTGAAAAATGGGGTCTACCACCATTTACCGATT GGGTGGAGGGAACTTTGCCTGTAGATCCTTGGTATATTGGCGGTCCTGTCATCAAGGGTTTTGGTCGTGGGTCGAAAGTACTCGGTATTCCTACAG CTAATTTATCGACAAAGGACTATTCAGATCTCCTTTCAGAGCATCCCGCAGGAGTTTATTTTGGTTGGGCTGGATTATCAGCAAGAGGTATTTTTAAAATGGTGATGAGCATTGGTTGGAATCCATATTTCAGCAACAAAGAAAAGACTATA GAACCATGGTTGCTTCATGAATTCAGCGAGGATTTCTATGGGGAAGAACTGCGGCTGGTTATAGTTGGTTACATACGTCCTGAG GAAAATTTTCCATCCCTTGAAAGCTTGATTGCCAAGATTCATGAAGATCGCAGAGTTGCCGAGAGAGCTCTTGATCTTCCCATGTATTCAAGTCATAAGAATGATGCATATTTGAGAAGCTCATAG
- the LOC127100501 gene encoding uncharacterized protein LOC127100501 — MGEEEVVQLEPNDASIPNEVQHYSCPVLRFDVTPHRAYHFHRQFITPTNPNNFLKAVKWSPDGSSFLTTSDDNTLRLFTLPGSDCEIPINTSDDEDSYGASLVMSEGESIHDFCWYPYMSGADPVTNVFATTTRDHPIHLWDATSGQLRCTYRAYDAMDEITAAFSVAFNPAGTKIFAGYNKCIRIFDLHRPGRDFALHSTVKKDKKEGQTGIISALAFSPSHTGMLALGSYSQTTALYTEDNMELLYVLHGQEGGVTHVQFSKDGNYLYTGGRKDPYILCWDVRNTVDCVYKLYRSAENTNQRILFDIDPSGQHLGTGGQDGLVHIYDLQTGQWVSSFEAALDTVNGFSFHPFLPHAVSSSGHRRFVMPDDGDGDGDGDLRLSGRENCVSVWSFCYDSKMEDFKDDDSFNNQSGSGSSE, encoded by the exons ATGGGAGAAGAAGAGGTAGTTCAATTAGAACCCAATGATGCCTCTATTCCCAATGAAGTCCAACACTACTCCTGTCCTGTTCTTCGCTTCGATGTCACTCCTCATAGAGCCTACCATTTCCACCGCCAGTTCATCACTCCCACTAACCCTAACAATTTTCTCAAAGCCGTTAAATGGTCACCGGATGGTTCCTCTTTTCTCACCACCTCCGACGACAACACTCTCCGACTCTTCACGCT ACCAGGCTCTGATTGTGAGATTCCGATAAATACTTCCGACGATGAAG ATTCCTATGGCGCGAGTCTAGTCATGAGTGAAGGAGAGTCTATACATGATTTCTGTTGGTATCCTTACATGTCTGGCGCAG ATCCGGTGACCAACGTTTTCGCGACTACTACTCGTGATCATCCTATACATCTATGGGATGCTACATCAGGCCAG TTACGCTGCACATATCGGGCATATGATGCTATGGATGAAATTACTGCTGCCTTTTCTGTTGCTTTTAATCCTGCTGGAACTAA GATATTTGCCGGATACAACAAATGTATTAGGATTTTTGATTTACATCGCCCTGGTAGAGATTTTGCATTGCATTCAACAgtaaaaaaagataaaaaagaaggCCAAACAG GTATTATATCTGCATTGGCTTTTTCTCCGTCTCATACTGGGATGCTGGCTTTGGGTTCTTATAGCCAAACTACTGCTCTTTATACGGAAGATAACATGGAGCTTTTGTATGTTTTGCACGGTCAAGAAGGAGGAGTTACACAT GTCCAGTTTTCCAAAGATGGTAATTATTTATATACCGGAGGCCGGAAG GACCCTTATATACTCTGCTGGGATGTGCGCAATACTGTCGATTGTGTCTACAA GTTATACAGATCGGCGGAAAACACCAATCAGCGGATACTGTTTGATATCGACCCTTCAGGACAGCATCTTGGTACAGGGGGGCAG GATGGTTTAGTGCATATTTACGATCTTCAAACTGGGCAGTGGGTGTCAAGTTTTGAGGCCGCACTAG ACACGGTGAACGGcttctctttccatccatttctTCCCCATGCTGTGTCATCCTCAGGCCATCGGAGATTTGTAATGCCAGATGATGGCGATGGCGATGGCGATGGAGATTTGCGTTTGAGTG GTCGTGAAAACTGTGTCTCAGTTTGGAGTTTCTGTTATGATTCAAAGATGGAGGACTTCAAGGACGATGATAGTTTCAATAATCAGTCTGGAAGTGGATCCTCGGAATAA
- the LOC127100502 gene encoding bifunctional riboflavin kinase/FMN phosphatase isoform X1, giving the protein MSAYINSSSKMSVANPLRKSIKCVILDLDGTLLNTDGIVCNVLKVSLGKYGKEWDGRETLQIAGKTPFEAASAVVEDYGLPCSPIEFISEISPLFSDQWCNIKALPGANRLIKHLKSNGVPMVLASNSPRESIDAKISFHDGWKDSFSVIIGGDEVRTAKPSPDIFFEAARRLCMEPSSCLVIEDSLPGVTAGKAAEMEVVAVPSLPKQSHLFTAADEVINSLLDLQLEKWGLPPFTDWVEGTLPVDPWYIGGPVIKGFGRGSKVLGIPTANLSTKDYSDLLSEHPAGVYFGWAGLSARGIFKMVMSIGWNPYFSNKEKTIEPWLLHEFSEDFYGEELRLVIVGYIRPEENFPSLESLIAKIHEDRRVAERALDLPMYSSHKNDAYLRSS; this is encoded by the exons ATGAGTGCAT ATATCAATTCGAGTTCAAAAATGTCTGTTGCAAATCCTTTAAGAAAATCGATTAAATGCGTTATTCTTGATTTGGATGGCACGTTGCTCAACACAG ATGGCATCGTTTGCAATGTTTTGAAGGTTTCGTTAGGAAAGTATGGTAAAGAATGGGATGGAAGAGAAACCCTTCAAATTGCGGGGAAGACGCCTTTTGAAGCTGCTTCTGCCGTTGTTGAAGATTATGGACTTCCTTGCTCGCCAATTGAATTTATTTCTGAGATTTCGCCGCTATTCTCTGATCA GTGGTGCAATATTAAAGCACTCCCTGGTGCCAACCGGTTGATTAAACATTTGAAGAGCAATGGAGTTCCAATGGTCTTAGCATCAAACTCTCCCAGGGAAAGCATTGATGCCAAAATATCCTTTCACGACG GATGGAAAGATTCTTTCTCTGTCATAATTGGGGGAGACGAAGTTCGAACAGCGAAACCTTCCCCTGATAT ATTCTTTGAAGCTGCTAGGAGGTTATGCATGGAGCCTTCCAGCTGTCTTGTGATTGAAGACTCTTT ACCTGGTGTTACTGCTGGTAAGGCTGCTGAAATGGAGGTGGTTGCAGTACCATCACTCCCGAAACAGTCTCATCTCTTTACTGCAGCAGATGAGGTGATAAATTCCCTACTTGATTTGCAACTTGAAAAATGGGGTCTACCACCATTTACCGATT GGGTGGAGGGAACTTTGCCTGTAGATCCTTGGTATATTGGCGGTCCTGTCATCAAGGGTTTTGGTCGTGGGTCGAAAGTACTCGGTATTCCTACAG CTAATTTATCGACAAAGGACTATTCAGATCTCCTTTCAGAGCATCCCGCAGGAGTTTATTTTGGTTGGGCTGGATTATCAGCAAGAGGTATTTTTAAAATGGTGATGAGCATTGGTTGGAATCCATATTTCAGCAACAAAGAAAAGACTATA GAACCATGGTTGCTTCATGAATTCAGCGAGGATTTCTATGGGGAAGAACTGCGGCTGGTTATAGTTGGTTACATACGTCCTGAG GAAAATTTTCCATCCCTTGAAAGCTTGATTGCCAAGATTCATGAAGATCGCAGAGTTGCCGAGAGAGCTCTTGATCTTCCCATGTATTCAAGTCATAAGAATGATGCATATTTGAGAAGCTCATAG